The stretch of DNA AGGACATCCTCTTCGGCCGCTTTCCGCATTTCGTACCGTTGGCGTTCCCAAGCTTTCTGAGCCATGAACTGCTCAACGCGAATCTTCTGGCGATAGTCTTCCAGCTTCAGTCGGGCTTCGCCTTGAACGCGCTCCAGCGACTTGCCGACGTTGTACGAGCGATCGGCGCTCAGTTCGAGCTTGGCGCCTTCGGCAAAGTCGAGTTCGGCCTGTTCGGGACGGCCCATGTTCCACAGTGCGAGCCCGCGATAGTAATAGGCGCGGGGATCTTTCGACCCTTGCTCGATGGCGGTCGACAACGTCGTAAACGCGTCCGACATTTGACCGCGATTGTATTGATGAACCCCGTGGCCATAGAGCTCGACGACGACCGGTTCTTGAGCCGAACTCACGCACGGGGTTCCGAACCACAGCAGTGCGGCGACGGCTGACGCCGAGACAACGTTCCTCGTCATCAAAGGAATCTCCCTACAGATTCAAAGCGGAGCAGTGGATGTGACATGTCAGACAAGCGAAAAGTTGGACCAAGTTGTTGGCGGCCCGGAGGTTGGAAGTGGAACTCATCCTGAGAAAAAAGTCACCCAAAAGCGGACTTTAGCGATCCATTGCACCGCAGGGAAAACGCGGCAACTTCCAGCCAATATCGTAGTTGCGCCAGATGGCCAACACAAGCAAACGCCCCGACTAAGACAAAATCGCCGCCAGAACCCGCCAATCGGGGCATGCTGACCGCTACGACGCATCCAAGCTGGGGGATGTTTTGGGGGGAAAAGCGGAAAGTGGAGAGCGGAAAGTGGACTTGGGACCTGGCCAAACATGGGACCCGGGACCGTCCTCTTTTTTCTTCCGCCACAGACCGGGCGGAGTGATGCGATCTGGGGAGACTTCACTCTTCAGACGCTACCTGGCAATCGACCAAAGATTGCGTGCGCTTTATCAAGCAAAAGAAGCGCGTAGCTGCGGGGATTCGGAAGTTGCCGGATCCCGGCCTATTTCGGATCGACCTTGTCCCGCGAAAGAAAGCGGAGCGGCGGGAGTTTTCCATATTTCCCGAGCGAGCCAATAAGCACCATTGCTTCCACGTCCTCTGCCGTAAACTGCCCGGTGATAATGCCGCGGTCGCCAATCGTGGACCGCGCGTTTGCTTGCGGACATATTCCCTCGGCTCGCGCCTCGGGTTAGTTTTGACTTCTACGAAAAGACTTCCTTCTCGTGATAAGTGCCGCGGGGAGTGAGGCCTTTCTTTTCGGCTCGGATCCGTAGATCTTCTCCTTCGCCGCGCAGTGCGTAGAGCGCCTGGCCGGGGCTGACGAATTGGTTCCAATACTTTTCGTAGATCTCGGCGACTTCTTTCTTTTTTGCCAGCGCGGTTGGCACTGCGTGCAGCATGACCATCTCGTCTTGTTTTTGTTCGAGATATTGGCCCAGGAACTCGGGCAGCAGTTTCGACCAGAACGTCGGCCGCGAGAAGCGGAGCTTGCGGGGGATTACGTACCGCGGGCGATGCAGGGGACCGAGCGCCTCGCGCAGCGAAACGGCGAACAGTTGGCTATCTTCTTCCGACGCGTTTTCCAAAAACATCCGGACATAGCCGCCGGCTCGCGATTTGACGTGGGGGCGAGCCGAGCGGGCGATCTGTTTCGTTTCGGCCAGGGCAGACAGAATCGCGGTGCCGATGCTCATCACCAGCGAGTCGTCGCTCCAGACTTCCCCTTTCGATTTGAACGGAGGGAAGCCGCCGTTTTCGCGTTCTTCGCGATCGAGCTTCACTTCCAGCGTCGATCGCGGCTCGCCATGATACGGCTCGCCGATCTTCCAATGTTCACGCGCCGTCGGCCGCATGGCAGCGCGGGCCAGCATATCGCCATTGAGCAGGCGGATCGAATCTTCCAATAGCTCGGGCCGCAGGTTGGTCAGCGCCGCGTGAACGTGACCGACCCCTTTTTCGATCTCGCCGTCGTCGGTGACGCCAAAAATGTTGTCATGTTTCTTACGGAAGCGGGCGTAGTCGTCCAGGCCCTTGCTAAACTCCGGCGCGATGCAGACGACGTCCCAGTTGTTGGCGACCTTTTCTGGTACGGTCGGATCGAGCCGGAACGATCGCCCGCGGAGCTGACGAACGGACATGCTGGTCGTGACGGTCGTCAGGTCGATCAAGACGTTGATCTTGTTGGCGTCCCAACCTTCGCCCAACAGGCCCCGCGTGCCGACCAGGCAGCGGGCGACTCCTTGCTGAAATAGCTCGGTGATCATTTCAATGTAAACCCGCGGCGACCAGTCGGCGCCTTGACCGCGGACGACGCAAAAACCTTTCTCTTCGCCGTAGTCGAGTTTGACCTGAAAGCCTTCTTTCTGCAGCCAGTTGTGCGCCACGTGATCGAACCGCGCCTGCAGGTCGTCATCGATCAAGACGCTTGATCCGGTTACCAGGATCGGCTGCAAACGGTCGGTTTGTTCGTCGGAGAGTAAGGTGCGAAACGCAGCGACGGCGCCTCCCGCTTCATCGTCGAGCAAGTCGGCGGTTTCCGGCATGGCGGCGGCCGTTTTCTCGTAGTCGGCGACGACGATGGCCCGGATCGAATCGCCGAGCGTTTTCATCTCGGCATGCAAGATCGGAATCACCGCTTGCGCTTTGGCACGCGAATAGGCCAGCACGCGACCGACCGGCGAAGCGCAGGCCTGCGAACCGGTTTCGGTGATTTGCACTCCCAGCATCCGCAGCCGGGCGATGACGTCGCGGCCGAGCTTGTGGTCTTCTTCGTTGGGAGACCGCCGCAGGGCGTGGCGGACATAGCGATCCAGAACCGGCACCAGAATCGCCATCTCGGGCGCTTCGGCCGTCGGGTCCCACTGCGCCGGCGGCACGTCAGGCGGCAGCGCCCGATCTCGCATCTGTAGAAAGATTCGGGCCGCTAGCGCGAACTCGGGATCGCGACGCTCAAACGCCGACCAGGTGTTGAACGTCTGCGCCGCATGCTTTCGCTCGGCCAGGCTGTTGAAGAGCCACGTCGGCAACGGAGCGACCCGCGGCGCGTTCGGAATCGTGTCCGCTTCTACGGTCGGTTCCGCCACCGGATCGGTGACAACGGTCGGCTCTTCGTCGGGCTCTTCCGAGTAGGCCGCTTCGGACGAACCAATTACCTGTAGGTCGGACAGATCGAGCAGCGTGATCGGCGCCTCGACCTCTCCCTCGCTGGCGATCGGCGGATTTGGCTTCGCTGGCTCGGCTGGTTGCGCGGCAGCGAGCGGAGCGTCTCCATGGCGAGCAACGCAGGCGAGGTCAACGATCTCATGCAGCAGATCATCGGCGCTGGCGACATACCGCAGTTCAGCTTCACTGGGACGGACGAAGTAAGCCAAGTCTTGATAGGGCGCCAGGAAGCCATCTTTGACGACCGCCGGAACCGGAACGTCGTAGTCGATCGGGCCGAAGAAGGTGGTATACCGCTCGAAGTCTTGCGGCGATTTGTTGTCGACATCGGGCGGAGTCGCCGTCAGGCCAAGGATCACCGGATCGTTGAACATCGCCGCGGCGTCGGCCAATACGCGTCCCCAATGGCCGACCAGATGATGGCATTCGTCGAGGATGATCAGCCCGATCTGTTGCGTTTTCAAACGATCGAGGGTCGCCAGCGACGAGCGATGGAGCATCTCCAGCGTTTCGCCTCGCTGGCTGGCTTCGTCCCGGATCGCTTTGCGGTAAGCCGAGAGACGTCGGTCGTAGTAGTCGCGATTGTGCTTTTTCAGATCGCGGATCCAGATGCGGGCCTCATCGGGATCGCGAGCCGCATCTTTCTCGATCAATCGATTTTGCCAAAGGTCGAAGGCGGCGTCGTCGAGTCCGTCGTCGCCACGCCGCGGCAAGGTGACCGATTGGTAGGTCAGCGAGGTGAGCAGGCCGGGCGTCTGTGGATCGGTGCTGGCCAGTTCGCCGGCGGGGGGCGTCCGATCAAACAGGTCGGTCCGCGCCGCCCATTGCATTTGAATGGCCGAGTTGGGAGAGAGGACCAGTGCTGGCCGCTGCACGCATTCGGCCCACAGATAGAGGCCCAGGACCGTTTTGCCGGAACCGGGGGGGGCGACCACATACAACTGGCGCTCGCCGGCGTCGAGGCTTTTGCGGGCGATGTCGACCGCATCGTGCTGGGAAGGGCGCAATTTTCCGCGAAAGCGAACTTGCGGGAACGGTTCGTGGGCCATCGACCAGGATCTCGAAGTGGGAAACGTTGGGGACTGGCTTTCCGTGTGGCTCGAAACAGGCCAAGAAAAATTCTGGGGCGAATCAGAGGCAAATTCTACGACAAGTCATGCGAAGAAGCTCAATGAGTTATTTTTTTGTTTCGCTTTTCGCCCGGCGACCCATTTAGAAGTACTTTCCGGAGGTTCGCGAACTGGGCTTCCGCCCACTACAATTGTATCTGTCACGCTTGCGGTTGGAGACGACCCCAGCCAAGCAGGCGTCTCCTTCCAGTTTATCCGCAGAGAGGATTCCCGCCGCATGTCTTCACCGACTCGACGTCAATTTCTTCAATCGACTGCCGCTGCTGCTACAGTTGCGGCGACTCCGCTGTTCCTGCGTGCCGAAAACAAGTCGGGATCGAACCCGCTGCGCGTCGGTTCGGGCGAATACGTTTACGAGTGCCAACATTACTGGGGCGAGCTTCCCAGCAGCATTCAATGGGGGGCGACGCACGATGTGGCGATCGACAAGAGCGGCCTCATCTATATCACCCATCAAAACGGCGGTCCGACGGTGATGGACGCGATCGTCGTGTTCGACGCCGATGGCAAGTATGTCCGTTCGTTCGGCAGAGAATTCCACGGCGGCGGTCATGGCCTCGACCTGCGTGCCGAAGACGGCCAGGAATTCCTTTTCCTGAGCGACGTGCGGAACCACCAGATCGCCAAGCTTGATCTAAATGGCGAAGTTGTCTGGAAGAAGGGTTTTCCGGAAGCGGCCGGCAAGTACGACAACCCGGGCAAGTACACCCCAACTAATATCGCCCTGGCGCCGGATGGCGGTTTTTATGTCGGCGACGGTTATGGCCAAAGCTATGTGCATCAGTACGACGCCGACGCCAACTGGGTACGCAGCTTTGGCGGCCGCGGCGCGAAGCCGGGTCTGCTGAATTGCCCGCACGGTCTGTACGTCGATACGCGACCAGGCCGCGAGCCTTCGCTGTGCGTGACCGATCGCGCCAACAATCGCCTACAGTACTTCACGCTCGATGGCGAGCATCTCGGCTACGTCGACAACCTGGTCTACCCGTCGTCGCTCGACGTGCGGGGCGAAGTCTTGCTGGTCGGCGAACTCGATTCGCGGCTGACGCTGCTCGACAAAGACAACAAGGTCATTACTTACTTGGATGACGACGCCGAGTGGCGGGACAAGGTGAACGCCAATGGTCGCCGCATTCGCTCGCAACGCGACAAGTGGGTCGACGGCAAGTTCGTTCACCCGCACGGCGCCACGTTTGACGCGGATGGCAACATCTACCTGGCCGAATGGGTCGTCGGCGGGCGAGTCTCGCTGCTGAAGAAGGTGGGCTAAAACGTCGCTCACAACTCGAAACCACGCAAACGGCGCCAATCCAGATTGGCGCCGTTTTTTTGTAGGGCAGGCCGTGCCTGCCGTTGGAGACCGTGTGCATTCGGCAGGCACGGCCTGCCCTACTTTGACTAGCTGCCTGCTGAAAAATGCCCTCGTGGCATTTTCAACCTCGCCAGGCTCAGAGCATAGCTCTTCGCGGCTCGCAAAATAACGACTTACGTCGTTATTTTGGGATCGCATCCGTGCGATCACGCAGTCCGTCGAGAAAATCAACGGACTGCTAGAGCGACATCCGGTTGCGCGGAACCGGCGGGATCGTCGGCCTGGATAACCGCTACAACCCGCCTAAACGAAAATCTATCAACTTTTCTGCATTGTTCGCCGACTTCCGCCGCCGCTTTGACATACGTTTCAGATAACGGTCAGTTTTCGCTGGCGTCGCAAGAGACGCACCTTGTCCTGTTCGATCCTTTCACCTTTTCTGAGACGCACGTCGCATGCCTTCAGTACGTAAAGTACGACCTGCGGATCGTCGCGGCGCGACGATCGTCGAAACCGCCATGGTGTTGCCGGTATTTTTCCTGTTCGTATTCGCGATCATGGAATTCGGCCACGCGACGATGGTATCGAATGTGATGAAGAATTCCTGCCGAAACGCGGCGCGCTGGGGGGCGGCAAGCGGAGCGACGACCGAAGAAGTAACCAACTACGCTCGCAATCAGATGAAGTCGGCGGTCAACTCCGATCGAGTAACCATCCAGGTGAAAGACGCGAGCTTTTTTGACGATGGCGGCGATCTGCCTGCCGACAACGATGACTGGGCCTCTCTGCCTGACATCGAACTCTCTGACGCTGAATCGCGACAGATGTTTCTGGTTCGCGCTACCGTACGCTATGGCGACGTAACGATCATCCCGCAGCCTTGGCTCGCCGACGTAGTACTGGGCGGCCAATCGATCACGCGGCACGAATAGCCGCACGATCCGTCGTCGCCACCAGCGCCCGCTTTTCTCAGGAGAGTCCGATGCCACGCCACAATCGAAAACGAGTCGAAACCCGCCGCGGAACGGCAACTGTCGAGTTCGCCGTTGTCGCGCCGCTGTTTTTGCTGCTGACGCTCGGCTTGCTGCAAGGGAGCAAGTTGTTCGACTCGCATTCGGTGATGGCGCAAGCCGCTCGCGATGGAGCTCGGTTGGGGGCGATGGATCGCGCCGATTGGGTTTCGCAAGGCATCAATTCGAACGACAAGATCAAGCAAGATGTGCGTAATACGTTGGCGGCGGCCGGATTTGATCCTGAAGACGTCGACGTCTTTATTGAGTTTCCCGGCGAACCTGGCAATGACTTCGACCTGGACGACCCGGCCAACGATTTCGAGCTGTTTGAGCTGCGAATCGAGGTGCCGCTGAATCCGCTGGTCGAAACGCACAACGACAACGAAAACCAACTCAAGATGGTGAGCAAGGTCGTATTTCGCAATAGCAAGAGCACGATCGTACAGTGATCGCGCCGCCAATACGTCCTTTGTATATACCTGATTCTGAGAGGAGAGTTTCGCCATGCCAAGTTTCGCATCAATGGGGAGAAATCGCCGAGCGGCTCGTAAGGGCGTGTTCGTCGTGCTGGCCGCCGTCGTGATGGTCATGCTGTTTGGGTTCATTTCGTTCGGGATCGACACCGGTCTGATTTCGCTCGAACAATCGAAAATGCAAAACGGCGTAGACGCCGCGGCGCTGGCCGCCTCGCAGGAGATCACTTCGGCGGTCGCACAAGCCGGCGACGAGGGGAGCGATCCCAACTCGATTTCGATCTTCTACGCCAAACAGATGGCGGTCGACGTGGCCGCGGCGAACGGCGTTTATCTAAACCCCGACCGCGACATCGTCTTCGGCAAACGCTCGTTTGATCCCGACAGCGGCGAATGGAATTACAACTGGAACGAAGGGCCCTACAACGTAGTAAAGGTCGAGGCGCATCGCGATCAAGAAAACCTGTCGGCGCCTGACGGCCGCGTGCCGCTGGCGTTTGGCTGGGCGGTCGGCGTTCCTTCGGTGCCGCTGGTCACTTCGGCGACCAGCTTTGTCGAAGCCCGCGACATGGTGGTGGTGCTCGACTTCTCCGGCTCGATGAACGACGACAGCCAGTTCAAAGCGATCGACCGCCTAGGCGTCGACTCGGTGACCGACAACCTGGCCGATATTTTCACCTCGATGAATCCCAACGCTGGCAACTTGCCGGTCGATCCCACTTATCTGACGGTGGTGGGGGCTCCGCCGACGAAAGGTTGCATGCCGCAAATTCAGGTCACCTTTAAAGGGACCGAGATCTACGTCGAATCGAGCAAGGACCTGTCGAACGTCGTCGTGCAGTTCAGCAACGGCAGCAAGTACAAGTTCGACAATCTGAACCAAGGTCGGACTGGCACGTTTAGCTATTACAACCGCGTCATCACCCGCTGCTGGGTCAAGTCGGGCTGCAACGACAGCGGCGAAGGCCGGGGCTATGGCGAACGGTTTGACGACACCAACGAGGCAGTGCGTGTGGCCTTCGGACTGGACGACGTTCCGTATCCGTACGCTTCGGGCAGTTGGAACGACTACATCAACTACTGCCGCAACGATCGCGACGTGCGCGATGCCGGCTATCGCAACATGTATGGCGGCGTCACGCTGGCCAACTACTGGCTCGCGAAGCGATACAACTCGTGGAAGACGCAGGACCTGTGGAAGGCGCCGCACTATCCGTTCCATGCGGTGAAGAACGGCTTTTCGCTCTTCCTGACCTTTTTGGACGACCTCGACTTTGGAGACGAAGTCGGTATCGTCTCGTACGACGAATCGTCGCGCGTTGAGCATACGCTGAATGAGCATGGCGAATACGCGACCCTGGGCGGCAACAACATCAGCGACGACTACGACACGCTCGACCTGATCCAGCGGCATAAACAAGCTGGCCACTACGGCTCTTATACCGGCATGGGATACGGCGTGAACGAAGCGAGTCAGTTGCTGACCGATCACGCGCGGCATGGGGCCCGCCCAACGATGGTGCTGATGACCGACGGCCAGGCGAACCGCTATCCCGGCGGATGGAGCTTGCCGTACGGCTGGGACTGGGCCGACTATACCGACATGGACGGAGACGGCGTCGCCGACTACTCGACCAACGATCGATCGAAGCAGTACGCCTTTTACGAAGCGATCCAGGCTCATAAGAAAGATGTGACGATTCACACGATGA from Blastopirellula retiformator encodes:
- a CDS encoding NHL repeat-containing protein, with the protein product MSSPTRRQFLQSTAAAATVAATPLFLRAENKSGSNPLRVGSGEYVYECQHYWGELPSSIQWGATHDVAIDKSGLIYITHQNGGPTVMDAIVVFDADGKYVRSFGREFHGGGHGLDLRAEDGQEFLFLSDVRNHQIAKLDLNGEVVWKKGFPEAAGKYDNPGKYTPTNIALAPDGGFYVGDGYGQSYVHQYDADANWVRSFGGRGAKPGLLNCPHGLYVDTRPGREPSLCVTDRANNRLQYFTLDGEHLGYVDNLVYPSSLDVRGEVLLVGELDSRLTLLDKDNKVITYLDDDAEWRDKVNANGRRIRSQRDKWVDGKFVHPHGATFDADGNIYLAEWVVGGRVSLLKKVG
- a CDS encoding TadE/TadG family type IV pilus assembly protein yields the protein MPRHNRKRVETRRGTATVEFAVVAPLFLLLTLGLLQGSKLFDSHSVMAQAARDGARLGAMDRADWVSQGINSNDKIKQDVRNTLAAAGFDPEDVDVFIEFPGEPGNDFDLDDPANDFELFELRIEVPLNPLVETHNDNENQLKMVSKVVFRNSKSTIVQ
- a CDS encoding VWA domain-containing protein produces the protein MPSFASMGRNRRAARKGVFVVLAAVVMVMLFGFISFGIDTGLISLEQSKMQNGVDAAALAASQEITSAVAQAGDEGSDPNSISIFYAKQMAVDVAAANGVYLNPDRDIVFGKRSFDPDSGEWNYNWNEGPYNVVKVEAHRDQENLSAPDGRVPLAFGWAVGVPSVPLVTSATSFVEARDMVVVLDFSGSMNDDSQFKAIDRLGVDSVTDNLADIFTSMNPNAGNLPVDPTYLTVVGAPPTKGCMPQIQVTFKGTEIYVESSKDLSNVVVQFSNGSKYKFDNLNQGRTGTFSYYNRVITRCWVKSGCNDSGEGRGYGERFDDTNEAVRVAFGLDDVPYPYASGSWNDYINYCRNDRDVRDAGYRNMYGGVTLANYWLAKRYNSWKTQDLWKAPHYPFHAVKNGFSLFLTFLDDLDFGDEVGIVSYDESSRVEHTLNEHGEYATLGGNNISDDYDTLDLIQRHKQAGHYGSYTGMGYGVNEASQLLTDHARHGARPTMVLMTDGQANRYPGGWSLPYGWDWADYTDMDGDGVADYSTNDRSKQYAFYEAIQAHKKDVTIHTMSVGLGADRGLMTAIAFACGGIHIAVPGGATVAEMESQLLDAFAQIAAKVPPPQLVYEIETN
- a CDS encoding TadE/TadG family type IV pilus assembly protein — encoded protein: MPSVRKVRPADRRGATIVETAMVLPVFFLFVFAIMEFGHATMVSNVMKNSCRNAARWGAASGATTEEVTNYARNQMKSAVNSDRVTIQVKDASFFDDGGDLPADNDDWASLPDIELSDAESRQMFLVRATVRYGDVTIIPQPWLADVVLGGQSITRHE
- a CDS encoding DEAD/DEAH box helicase, which produces MAHEPFPQVRFRGKLRPSQHDAVDIARKSLDAGERQLYVVAPPGSGKTVLGLYLWAECVQRPALVLSPNSAIQMQWAARTDLFDRTPPAGELASTDPQTPGLLTSLTYQSVTLPRRGDDGLDDAAFDLWQNRLIEKDAARDPDEARIWIRDLKKHNRDYYDRRLSAYRKAIRDEASQRGETLEMLHRSSLATLDRLKTQQIGLIILDECHHLVGHWGRVLADAAAMFNDPVILGLTATPPDVDNKSPQDFERYTTFFGPIDYDVPVPAVVKDGFLAPYQDLAYFVRPSEAELRYVASADDLLHEIVDLACVARHGDAPLAAAQPAEPAKPNPPIASEGEVEAPITLLDLSDLQVIGSSEAAYSEEPDEEPTVVTDPVAEPTVEADTIPNAPRVAPLPTWLFNSLAERKHAAQTFNTWSAFERRDPEFALAARIFLQMRDRALPPDVPPAQWDPTAEAPEMAILVPVLDRYVRHALRRSPNEEDHKLGRDVIARLRMLGVQITETGSQACASPVGRVLAYSRAKAQAVIPILHAEMKTLGDSIRAIVVADYEKTAAAMPETADLLDDEAGGAVAAFRTLLSDEQTDRLQPILVTGSSVLIDDDLQARFDHVAHNWLQKEGFQVKLDYGEEKGFCVVRGQGADWSPRVYIEMITELFQQGVARCLVGTRGLLGEGWDANKINVLIDLTTVTTSMSVRQLRGRSFRLDPTVPEKVANNWDVVCIAPEFSKGLDDYARFRKKHDNIFGVTDDGEIEKGVGHVHAALTNLRPELLEDSIRLLNGDMLARAAMRPTAREHWKIGEPYHGEPRSTLEVKLDREERENGGFPPFKSKGEVWSDDSLVMSIGTAILSALAETKQIARSARPHVKSRAGGYVRMFLENASEEDSQLFAVSLREALGPLHRPRYVIPRKLRFSRPTFWSKLLPEFLGQYLEQKQDEMVMLHAVPTALAKKKEVAEIYEKYWNQFVSPGQALYALRGEGEDLRIRAEKKGLTPRGTYHEKEVFS